The Anaerobaca lacustris genome segment TGGCGGCCCGGTCGGGACGCCGCGCTGCACCGGGTCTATATCGACACCGATCCCGATACCGTCACAGACGGCACAGCACCCGCTGTAACCGTAGGTGACAACCTCTATCGGCCTGATACGGTGGAGTTCGGTGGCACGTACTACTGGAGAGTCGATGAGGTCAACGAGGCCGAGCCGATCGCCCTGTGGGAAGGCGACGTCTGGAGCTTCAGCATGCAGCCGCACGCGGTCATCGACGACTTCGAGGGCTACACCGACAATCTCGAAGCCGGCGAAGCGATCTTCGACACGTGGCTCGACGGCTGGGTCAACGGCACCGGCTCGACCGTGGGCTATCTCGACACCCCGTTTGCCGAGCGCTCGATCATTCACGGCGGCGTGCAGTCCATGCCGCTGGCGTACGACAACACCACTTCGCCCTGGTATTCCGAGGCAGAGCGAACCTGGGATGCGCCGCAGGACTGGACGGTGTTCGGGGCCGACACGTTGACCGTCCACTTCCGTGGCAATCCACCGGCATTCCTTGAGACCGCCGAAGGCCACATCGTCATGGGCGCCATCGGAGCGGATATCTGGGGCACGGCCGATCAGTTCCGCTTCGCGTACAAGAGCCTCAACGGCAACGGCTCGATCGTGGCACGGGTCGAGAGCATCGCGAACACCTGGCCCTGGGCCAAGGGCGGTGTGATGATCCGCGAGCGCATCGACCCGGGCGCGGCACACGCGATGGTCGTGCTGACGCCGGAGAACGGAGTAGCCCTGCAATATCGGCCCACGATGAACGGCCCCAGCTTGAGCGTCGATGAACCCGGTCCGGTCGCGCCGTACTGGGTGAAGCTGACCCGCTCGGGCAACACGTTCACGGCCGAACGCAGCGAAGACGGTGTCAACTGGGTCAGCATCACTGCCGATCCGGCCGCCTCGTCGGTGCAGATCTCGATGGCCACCAACGTCTATATCGGACTGGCCGTGACCAGCACCAACGCCAACGCCGTCACCGGGGCCGAGTTCTCGGCCGTGGCCACGACGGGGAATGTGACCGGCCAGTGGCAGACGGCCTCCATCGGGCGCGAGCAGCCGGAGGGCAACGCCGCCGAGCCGCTCTATGTCGCGGTGGAAGACAACGCCGGAAACACCGCCGTCGTGCCCCATCCCGACCCGCTGGCGGTCCTGCGGGCCGAATGGCAGGCGTGGCGGATTCCGCTGAGCGAGTTCCACGCGGCCGGCGTGAGGATGAACAGCGTCAGGACCATGTTTATCGGCGTCGGCGACCGCAACAACCCGACCGCCGGCGGCGCCGGCCTGGTCTACATCGACGACATCCTGTTCGGAAGGCCGGCGGCGGACTGAGATGACGACCGAGGCCCTGCCACAGGGCAACGGGCCTCTCGCGAACACGACAGCACCCAAGGGGCCGCGAGCATTGGCTTGCGGCCCCTTCTTTCGACTGTCATGCGATGCATCGACGAGATCCGGACCTGCCCGCTCTGCCGTGGATTGCGTGCCCTTCCCGCCTGAAGACGAACGTCTTTTGTGCCGATAGAGCGCCAGACGTACGTGAAATTGTTGTTGCCTCCGCGGCACGGGTTTGGTATGAATAGAGAGGTCCAGAAGGATGTTTTTTCGGACCTGCCACTGCCCAGGCGGCCCCGATGGGGGTCAATCGCCTCAGGTCGTCTCAGTGGATTGGTCTCCTTATCGGTCGGCGGGTGCAGTGCCGAGAGCGATGTCTTGCTCGGGCCGAATCTCAGGCACGGAACATTGAGTCTGCAGGACCTCCGGGTGGTCAAGTCGACCCCATCGACAACCGGAGTGCGGAAGGAACAGGAAGGAGGTAAGTCCGAGGAGAGTTCACAGTCAGTCAGGTGTGAGGGAGACTCCCCAGTCGGCCCACAGCGAATACGGCGGGCAATTCGATGGCGTCGGACAGTCCGGCGACAAGAGAATGGTGCGTCGGCGCGTCACCGGGGCCGAGTCTCTCATCCGTCTTCAGCAAGAACTTAGGAGGAAACGAAAATGAGAAAGATAGCGTTGGCATGTCTTATCACACTGGCATTGGGCACGACGGCTACGGCTGTTGACATAGCAATTTTCACACGAGCAGGCTGGTGGCCGCAAGCGGCGGCTGACCGTGAAATGCAGAAGGTCGTTGACAACGTGACGAGGGCCACGGTGCAGTTGTTTGCCCCGGCCGACGAAGCGGCCCTCGCCGATTGGGTGATCGCCCACACAAACAATGGGGTGGCAGACCTTCTCATTCTGTGTGGCAACTTCCCCAACAGCATCTACCCGGTGGGCAATGCGCAGCCGGACGGGTCCTTGGCGGAATCGTTTCTGGATGCCGGCAACACCATCATCAATACCGGCGACTACATCTTCTACGTCGGCAGCACAGGAAACAACGACGCCGGTGGACTGCAGAACATGATGGACCTTCCCGCCGTCGACATGTGGGGCGACGACGCGATCCCCTGTGTGGTCACGCCCGAAGGTCAGCAGATCACACCGTCGCTGCAGGATATCCCAAGCACCCGCCCCTTCTTCCTCGAACAGCTCGAAGGCGGCTGGTACCCGGAATTGATTCTCGCCCAGACCGCCGACGGGACGCGAGCCGATCCCGTGATCGTACGCAACGCTGTAACCGGCGGTCGCATCGGGATTTTCTTCCAGGTGGCCGATATCCTCACGGAGACGCGCGGCGATGTCATCAGTGAGTGGATCAACAACTGGTATCTTCCCACCGCCGCCGCTCCCAAGACGAGCACCGCTCCGTCGCCGGCCAACGACGCCGTCGATGTCCCCCGTGACGTGGTGTTGAGCTGGAAGCCGGCTCCGGACGCGGCCACGCACGACGTCTACTTCGGCACGTCGTTCGACGACGTCAACGCCGCCAGCCGCAGTAATCCCATGGGTGTGCTCCTCAGTCAGGACCAGACGGGCACGACCTTCGACGCGCCCGGTATGCTCGATTTCAGCACGACTTACTACTGGCGCGTCGATGAGGTCAACGGCGCCCCGGACTTCGCAATCTTCAAGGGCCCCATCTGGAGCTTCACCGCCGAGCCGTTTGCCTATCCGGTGGCCAACATTCTCGCCACCAGCAACGTCGCGTCCGATGACGGCGCCGGGCCCCAGAACACGGTCAACGGGTCCGGACTGAACGCCGCCGACCAGCACTCGACCACAAGCACCGACATGTGGCTTGCACGGCCGGCCGCTGGCGAGCCCGTGTGGATTCAGTACGAGTTCGACGGCGTCTATAAGCTTCACGAGATGCTCGTCTGGAACTACAACGTCCAGTTCGAGCTGATCCTCGGCTTCGGCGTCAAGGACGTCACCGTCGAGTATTCCGAGAACGGGACCGACTGGACCGTGCTGGGTGACGTGCAGTTGAACCAGGCCACGGCCAGAGACACGTACGCCGCGAACACGACGGTCGATCTCCAGGGTGTGGCGGCCCGATTCGTTCGCCTCCACGTCAACAGCGGGTGGGGGATGATGCCTCAGTACGGCCTGAGTGAAGTGCGCTTCCTGTACATTCCCGTGCAGGCTCGCGAGCCGCAACCGAGCGATGGGGCCGTGGATGTCAGCGTCGACAGCACCCTGGCCTGGAGAGCCGGTCGCGACGCCGTCTCGCACGAGGTGTACCTCGGCACCGACGCCGACGCGCTGGCGCCGGCGAGCACCGTCAGCGGCAACAGCTATGCACCCGGCGGGCTGAACCTCGCCTCCACGTATTACTGGCAGGTCAATGCCGTCCAGGAAACCGAGTCGTGGGACGGTCCCGTCTGGAGCTTCGCCACGCAGGAGTATCTGGTCGTCGAGGACTTCGAGAGCTACACCGATGACATCGACGCCGGCGAGGCCATCTTCGACACCTGGATCGACGGTTGGGTCAACAATACCGGTTCGACAGTCGGCCACCTCGAAACGCCGTTTGCCGAGCGGAGCATCGTCCACAGCGGTCGCCAGTCCATGCCGCTGTTCTACGACAACGCGACTACTGCCACCTCCGAGGCCGATTACACGCTGTCGGGCAATTGGACGCAGTACGGCATCAAGAGTCTGTCACTGTACTTCTACGGCGCCGAGGGCAACACCGGCCAACTGTACGCCAAGATCAACGGGACGAAGATCGCCTACGACGGTCCGGCCGTCAACCTCGCCCGTCCGTCCTGGCAACTGTGGAGCATCGATCTGTCCCAGGCGGGCAACGTCAGCAACGTCAGCTCGCTGACGATCGGCGTCGAGGGCGCGGGGGCCAAGGGCGTCGTGTACGTTGACGACATCCGACTGTATCCCGAGGTTCTTTCGTACATCTCACCCGATATCACCGGCGCCGGCGACACCGTCCAAGGCGTTCCGAACGACGGCGACTGGCCGGCCGCAGAGACGCCCAATCTGGCGATCGATGACAACGTCAATACGAAGTTTCTGCACTTCAAGGGCGTGACGGAGCCGACCGGGATCCGGGTCACCCCGTTGGTGGGTGCGACAATCGTGACGGGTCTGACGCTGACGACGGCCAACGATGCGCCCGAGCGCGACCCGGCGGCGTTCGAGCTGTACGGCTCGAACGCGAGCATCGATGGGCCGTATACGCTGATCGCCGCCGGCGATGTGGTGGACTTCACCGGCGCGACGGCCTGGCCTCGCTTGACCAAGAACGCCACGCCCATCGAGTTCAACAGCAGCGTGGCATACCTGCATTACCAGGTGCTGTTCCCGACCGTGCGGAATCCCGCCTCGGCCAACAGCATGCAGATCGCCGAGATCGAACTGCTCGGCACTGTCGTTCCGTAGATTGGGTTCCTGACCCACACGCAGTACGCAAGGGGCCTGCACCGCTATGGCGCAGGCCCCTTTTCCATTCCTGTCCGCCCGTGTCCATGGGCTACTGCCTCGACGCGCCTGCGCCATGGGTCTATTGCTGACGTCGCGCGGGAACTTGATGCTCTGCACGATCGTGTTGTCGAAACTCAACGTCGGGTCCGACAGTCCGACGGGCCCTTGATAGGTGCCACCCCCATGCCAGGAAATCTCCACACACACATCCGATTCGGCCTCGGATGGAGGGGACCGGGCTTCGATCCGCCACGAGTCAGGAGGCAGCAGTCGCGGGGCAGCGGACGCGGAAGGTGGTGCCGAGGTCGGCTGAACTGGTGAACGAGACGCTGCCCTTGAGGTAGCGCTCGGTCAGCAGCCGGACGCTATACGTGCCCAGACCCCGCCCAAGACCCTTGGTCGAGAATGACCGCTGGAAGACCTGCAATTGGACCTCACGCGGCATGAAGCCGGCGTTGTGAACCCAGAACTCCGCCGTCCCACCGTCGGCGGTGCAGCCAACCGTAACGGTCTGGCCCTCGCGGCAAGCCTCGAGCGCGTTCTTGATCAGATTGCACACGACACGCAATAGAAGGACGCGGTCGCTCACGACCGTTGCGTCCTGCGCCCGCTCGTCGAGGCGAAGCAGACGGCCCTGGGCCACGGGATGGCTGCGATAAAGATCGACGGCCTCCTTCAGCAGGGCCAGCGTGCCGACCTCGGCCGGCGCAAGGACCAGTTCGCCGCTTTCGGCTCGAAGCAACGTGCGTTGGGCCCCGATCTCTTCGTTCAGTTCCCGGCACAGGCGACGAATATCGTCGAGGTGCCGGCCCCGCTCCTGGGGTCCGGCTTCGTCGAGAAAGCCGATGCACCAGGACAGGCCGCACGCGACGTTGTGGATATCGTGCAGAAAGATGCGTTCCAGGGCCTGCCGGCGCTTCTCGTGGCTGATGTCCAGGGCCGCAAAGACCGAGAACGACTCGCCCCCAACCTCCACCGGGCTCGCCCAGACCCGCAGGTCGAGGGCCTCGCTGCTCTCGCCACGAAGGATGCGACACTCCCGGACCTCCGCCTGCCCCTGCTGGCTGGCCAGGATGGCCCCGACGGCGCCACACGTGCTGCAGAACTCCGTAGTCCCACAGCCGCCGGGGTCTTTCGAGGCATGGATGCAGCCCAGGGCCTCGCCCGGACGAAGTCCGTAGATTTGATCTCTCCGCTTGCCTGGATAGGCTAAGTCCATGAAGCGATCGTTGGCGAAGACGATCTGACGCTGGGCATTGAGCACGACCAGCGCGCAAGGCACGACCTCAGGCAGGATGCGCAGCAGCATCCGCTCGCTGAACAGGCGAGACTGCCGCCGAACTTCTCCGGCAGCGGCACGCTCTACCAAGGCGGCTCTCGTGGGGTCGGGCTTCAATTCCATCGGTCACTCTCTTCAACCAGGGCTTTCATAATCCCAGAAACGCCGTCGGCGTGCAAGGCCAATTCACCGCGCGTGGCCTTGAAGGGTGCATACCATCTCTTTTCGACGGCGGTCTCTTTTTCGGAAGTTCGGAACATTCGCCCTTGACATACAGTTTGATATCGTACTATCTTATAGCGAACCAATTGGTGTCGATGGAGGCGTCCGGCGGCAGTCCGGGCGATGATCTGTGTCTACGCACAGAAGAAGGGAGAAGCACGATGGATCAGTCGCGTATGCAGACTTCCAAGGAGATTCAGGAGGTGTGCCTGCGTCTGATGGCCGCAGCGCCGGTATGTTATCTGACGACGCTCGATGTCGACGGATTCCCGATAACGACCGCCATGAACAACCTGCGCTGCGCCAAGGACTTTCCTGCTCTGGCCCCACTGTACGACGAGGCCGAGAATGACTTCCTTGTCTACATCACCACCAACAAGCCGTCGGCCAAGATGGCTCGCCTGCGGGCGAATCCGAAGGTCTCCGTCTACTTCTGTGAGCCTGGGCAGTTCATCGGGTTCACGTTGAGCGGCGAGATCGAAATCGTCACCGATCAAGCTCGCAAGGACCGCGTCTGGCAGGAGGGCTGGACGATGTATTATCCCGATGACCCTCACGGTTCCGAATACGACATTCTCCGACTCGCCCCGAAACTCGTCGGGGGCTGGTGCCGAAATCAGCCGTTCGAGATTCGGATCGCAAAGCCATCGTAGCTTCAAAGAGATCACAGGGAAAGGAGAGACGATGACTGTGAAATGCCTTTGGGCATGCCTGCTGAGCACCTTGATCGTGGTGGACACGCGAGGGCACGGCCGATCCACCCTCGGCGAACAGGCGATGACTTACCCCCTGCTCGCTGACGACATGGCCAGACTGCTGGATGAGCTTGGCACAGGCCCAGTCACCGTTGTGGGCCATAGCGATGGAGGGGTGATCGGCTACATTCTTGCGGCCAAATACCCGGAGAAGGTTCGCGCCCTCGTCGCCAACGGCGCCAATTTCCGCAAGGCCGGACGCGGAGGACTGACGCCCCAGATCAATGAATGGATCAAAACCCTTACGCCCGTGGCAATCGAGCAATGGGGCGACATCCGCCGGCGGTACGAGGGCCTCAACCCCGAGATCGAGGCATTCGCCCCCATCCTCCTGCGATTTCTGAACCGGGTCCATGACACTCGATAGCCCATTGGGAGATGACGATGGAAAAGCCCTGCCTGAGTAATCCAGATCAGTTTCCGGATGATGAAGTCCTGAGCGGCTGTCTGGGAAAGGCCAAAGCCGCGTGGGATTCGTTTCTCTCCGTTCTCGTTGAGGGCTCTCCCGCCTTCGCTGCGGAATGGCGCTATTACCGGGACGGCAAGAGCTGGCTCTACAAGGTCACGAAGACGGCGGATTTGAGGGCGATCCGAACCCTGATCGACATCAAGGAACAACTGAAATGAGCGTGTGTGGCAGCATGAAACAGCAGCGACAGGCGGGGTTTCTGATGGCGAAGATTCGCCAGGTGGGCGAGCGCCTCTTCCTGCGCCGGCTCAAGGAGGCGGGCATCGAGATCAACCCGGCCCAGGGGCGGATCATGTTCGCGCTCTGGCAGAAGGATGGCGTCTCCATCCAGGAGCTGGTCAGGAAGACGCAGTTGGGCAAGTCGACGCTGACCAGTATGCTGGATCGGCTCGAAGCGATGGGCTACCTGCGCCGGCAACGATCCGACGAGGACCGGCGGCAGATCCTGATCTACCGAACCGAAAAGGATCGGGCCACCGAGACGCAGTACGTGCAGCTCTCCGAGCAGATGACCGAAATCTGGTACCGAGGCTTCACCGACGCCGAAGCGGATCGATTCGAGGCATGTTTGCAGCGAATCCTGGACAACCTGACGGAGTACGAAAGAGGCGAAGAGGCGGGAGGTCGCCGTGAGTGACATGCGCGAGCAGCAGCGAAGGTTCCAGGGATTCCGCCCCAAGGCATTCCGATTTCTGAAGGACATTCGAACGCACAACGACAAGGGCTGGTTTCGCGAGCATCGGGCCGACTACGAGCGGTACCTGCTTGCGCCGTTGCGCGACCTGGTAACGGATCTGGCCGATTTCATGCTCGACATCGACCTGTCCTTCGAGGTCGCGCCGGCCGTGGGCAAGACCATCTCAAGGATCTACCGCGACACGCGATTCAGCAAGGACAAATCGCCCCTGCGGGACTGTATGTGGATCACCTTCAAACGCAGCACCAAGGACTGGGCCCGCTGGAGCGTGGGATACTTCCTGGAGATCAATGCGACGTGGTACCGCTATGGCCTGGGGTTCTACGACGCGGCCCCCGACGTCATGGCGCAGTTCCGGGCCCAGCTCGACGAGGCCCCGGAGACGTTTCTCAAGGCCATCGACTGGTTCGAGAAGCAGGACATCTTCACGCTCGAAGGCGAAACCTACAGGCGGCCCAAAGGCGCCGACAGACCCGAGCCCATCCGCACGTGGTACAACCATAAGAGCTTCTACCTCTCGTGCAGCCGCAAGAACGACGCGGCTATCCGCAGCGGGCAACTGGTGGACGATCTGAAGGCCGGGTTCGGCCTGACCGCCCCGCTCTACCACTATCTGCTCGACACCCTGGCCCGCGTCCGGCCCCCAGAATAACCACCCAGGACCCCGAAACGGGGTGCAGAACAGCCTGGATGTAAGTCCTTTTCCGCTAATGGCCTATGGCACGTCCGAAAAAAACTTATCCGGATTCGTGAAAATCGCGTTACGGACAGCTCCTTGCAGGGCACTTAAAGGGTGAGCACAACGACAAACGCAGCATTGACCGGAATACGGAGGTGGCACGATGGCAGGCGGCAGAACGCAACGCATGGACGCTTGGGCGTGGGGTTTCGACGGCAGCGGCAAAGCCGCCGGCGGTCGAAGTCCGTTTTCTGCCCGCCTCACTCAAACCAGACCCAGAAAGGCCCTCACGGCCTCTAACTCTAACCCAGTTGAACCCAGGTCAGGTCGAAGGTCAAAGTCCACATCACACCCGCTATCGCCTCTCTTACGGTAGCAGCTCTCTATCACCTGCCTCCACCAGTCAAGCCCCGTTCCGCACGGGACGGGGCTTGGCCCTGGTGGTCGGCCCGCCCATCCGAATCTCCTGCGATGGCGTCTTTTTCTGATTGATCGCACCTCGACACACCCTACAATAGCGGCCGTGTACCGGCTTGGTAGTCTTGAAAGGGACGGACATGAGATCGCTAACCTTGGGCGCCCTTGGCCTTGCACTGGTTGCGCTCTGCGGCTGCGGCGGGGTCTACTACAACACCATGGAGAAGCTCGGCTACCCCAAGCGGGAGATGCTCGTCGATCGCGTGCAGAAGGCGCGAGACGCCCAGGAAGAGGCCAAGCAGCAGTTCCAGTCGGCCCTGGAGGAATTCACCGCCGTGACCGGCTACCAGGGCGGCGATCTGGAGAAGATGTACAACAGGCTCCGAGACCAGTTGCAGCGCAGCGAATCGAAGGCGCAAGCGGTCGGCAAGCGCATCGACGACGTCGAGAGCGTCGGCGAGGCCCTGTTCAAGGAATGGCAGTCCGAGCTCGATCAGTACTCCAGCCCCGACCTGCGTCAGGCCAGTGAGAACAAGCTCGGCCAGACGCGGCTTCGTTACGCCCGCCTGGTCGCGGCGATGCGTAGCGCCGAGATGAAAATCGAGCCGGTCCTCACGGCGTTTCGCGATCAGGTCCTGTTTCTCAAGCACAACCTCAACGCCCAGGCGCTGGCGGCGCTTCAGAACGAGCTGACCACCATCCAGACGGACGTCGCCGGCCTGATCCGCGAGATGGAAGCCTCCATCGCCGAGGCGAACGCGTTCATCGACGCGATGAACCGCGACCAGAACTAACCGACGACCCCACGGGACCAGATCAGTTCTCGGTCTCCACGCCGATCTCGATCGTGATCTGGGGCGG includes the following:
- a CDS encoding DUF3788 family protein, with amino-acid sequence MEKPCLSNPDQFPDDEVLSGCLGKAKAAWDSFLSVLVEGSPAFAAEWRYYRDGKSWLYKVTKTADLRAIRTLIDIKEQLK
- a CDS encoding discoidin domain-containing protein, translated to MQKVVDNVTRATVQLFAPADEAALADWVIAHTNNGVADLLILCGNFPNSIYPVGNAQPDGSLAESFLDAGNTIINTGDYIFYVGSTGNNDAGGLQNMMDLPAVDMWGDDAIPCVVTPEGQQITPSLQDIPSTRPFFLEQLEGGWYPELILAQTADGTRADPVIVRNAVTGGRIGIFFQVADILTETRGDVISEWINNWYLPTAAAPKTSTAPSPANDAVDVPRDVVLSWKPAPDAATHDVYFGTSFDDVNAASRSNPMGVLLSQDQTGTTFDAPGMLDFSTTYYWRVDEVNGAPDFAIFKGPIWSFTAEPFAYPVANILATSNVASDDGAGPQNTVNGSGLNAADQHSTTSTDMWLARPAAGEPVWIQYEFDGVYKLHEMLVWNYNVQFELILGFGVKDVTVEYSENGTDWTVLGDVQLNQATARDTYAANTTVDLQGVAARFVRLHVNSGWGMMPQYGLSEVRFLYIPVQAREPQPSDGAVDVSVDSTLAWRAGRDAVSHEVYLGTDADALAPASTVSGNSYAPGGLNLASTYYWQVNAVQETESWDGPVWSFATQEYLVVEDFESYTDDIDAGEAIFDTWIDGWVNNTGSTVGHLETPFAERSIVHSGRQSMPLFYDNATTATSEADYTLSGNWTQYGIKSLSLYFYGAEGNTGQLYAKINGTKIAYDGPAVNLARPSWQLWSIDLSQAGNVSNVSSLTIGVEGAGAKGVVYVDDIRLYPEVLSYISPDITGAGDTVQGVPNDGDWPAAETPNLAIDDNVNTKFLHFKGVTEPTGIRVTPLVGATIVTGLTLTTANDAPERDPAAFELYGSNASIDGPYTLIAAGDVVDFTGATAWPRLTKNATPIEFNSSVAYLHYQVLFPTVRNPASANSMQIAEIELLGTVVP
- a CDS encoding DUF2461 domain-containing protein; protein product: MREQQRRFQGFRPKAFRFLKDIRTHNDKGWFREHRADYERYLLAPLRDLVTDLADFMLDIDLSFEVAPAVGKTISRIYRDTRFSKDKSPLRDCMWITFKRSTKDWARWSVGYFLEINATWYRYGLGFYDAAPDVMAQFRAQLDEAPETFLKAIDWFEKQDIFTLEGETYRRPKGADRPEPIRTWYNHKSFYLSCSRKNDAAIRSGQLVDDLKAGFGLTAPLYHYLLDTLARVRPPE
- a CDS encoding alpha/beta fold hydrolase, translating into MTVKCLWACLLSTLIVVDTRGHGRSTLGEQAMTYPLLADDMARLLDELGTGPVTVVGHSDGGVIGYILAAKYPEKVRALVANGANFRKAGRGGLTPQINEWIKTLTPVAIEQWGDIRRRYEGLNPEIEAFAPILLRFLNRVHDTR
- a CDS encoding MarR family winged helix-turn-helix transcriptional regulator; the encoded protein is MSVCGSMKQQRQAGFLMAKIRQVGERLFLRRLKEAGIEINPAQGRIMFALWQKDGVSIQELVRKTQLGKSTLTSMLDRLEAMGYLRRQRSDEDRRQILIYRTEKDRATETQYVQLSEQMTEIWYRGFTDAEADRFEACLQRILDNLTEYERGEEAGGRRE
- a CDS encoding pyridoxamine 5'-phosphate oxidase family protein; translation: MDQSRMQTSKEIQEVCLRLMAAAPVCYLTTLDVDGFPITTAMNNLRCAKDFPALAPLYDEAENDFLVYITTNKPSAKMARLRANPKVSVYFCEPGQFIGFTLSGEIEIVTDQARKDRVWQEGWTMYYPDDPHGSEYDILRLAPKLVGGWCRNQPFEIRIAKPS
- a CDS encoding DUF2959 domain-containing protein — its product is MRSLTLGALGLALVALCGCGGVYYNTMEKLGYPKREMLVDRVQKARDAQEEAKQQFQSALEEFTAVTGYQGGDLEKMYNRLRDQLQRSESKAQAVGKRIDDVESVGEALFKEWQSELDQYSSPDLRQASENKLGQTRLRYARLVAAMRSAEMKIEPVLTAFRDQVLFLKHNLNAQALAALQNELTTIQTDVAGLIREMEASIAEANAFIDAMNRDQN
- a CDS encoding sensor histidine kinase, whose translation is MELKPDPTRAALVERAAAGEVRRQSRLFSERMLLRILPEVVPCALVVLNAQRQIVFANDRFMDLAYPGKRRDQIYGLRPGEALGCIHASKDPGGCGTTEFCSTCGAVGAILASQQGQAEVRECRILRGESSEALDLRVWASPVEVGGESFSVFAALDISHEKRRQALERIFLHDIHNVACGLSWCIGFLDEAGPQERGRHLDDIRRLCRELNEEIGAQRTLLRAESGELVLAPAEVGTLALLKEAVDLYRSHPVAQGRLLRLDERAQDATVVSDRVLLLRVVCNLIKNALEACREGQTVTVGCTADGGTAEFWVHNAGFMPREVQLQVFQRSFSTKGLGRGLGTYSVRLLTERYLKGSVSFTSSADLGTTFRVRCPATAAS